One region of Citrus sinensis cultivar Valencia sweet orange chromosome 6, DVS_A1.0, whole genome shotgun sequence genomic DNA includes:
- the LOC102607258 gene encoding probable inactive ATP-dependent zinc metalloprotease FTSHI 3, chloroplastic yields the protein MSSFSVVCNSGFLATQHNLGVYSGKIKSLRRYSYSSHTSFCFPSVGFYNCCKSSQCLLGCNNRFRRFLNGGIVGAPLLSFSVCCKSRNGASCSSEIRPVMSGNSGDKETHLGKRGNGKLRRRSSLRLRPRLRLLALRLKRVSLRSVLNDVVMFLRKNIRRVTLSTLISFVLGMCYLFLKLTASPSTKVVPYSDLITSLQSGSVTKVLLEEGSRRIYYNTNLQGPDTQIAEEKSPVVSEPVENVEVNQPVQDVANTVAKNSGARTGQAVNVWKKFSRSQSSIPEWQFSTRKIDHDEKFLLSLMREKGITYSSAPQSPLASMRNILITVISLWIPLSPLMWLLYRQLSAANSPAKKRRPNKQMVGFDDVEGVDAAKVELMEIVSCLQGAINYKKLGAKLPRGVLLVGPPGTGKTLLARAVAGEAGVPFFTVSASEFVELFVGRGAARIRDLFSAARKCAPAIIFIDELDAVGGKRGRSFNDERDQTLNQLLTEMDGFESDAKVVVIAATNRPEALDPALCRPGRFSRKVLVGEPDEEGRRKILAVHLRGIPLEEDTQLICDLVASLTPGFVGADLANIVNEAALLAARGGSETVTRENIMEAIERAKFGINDRQQRPNTISKELGKLFPWMPSLMGRNDTKQDGLQGPMGYQTLS from the exons ATGAGttctttttctgttgtttGCAATAGTGGGTTCTTGGCAACTCAGCATAACTTAGGTGTTTATAGTGGAAAAATCAAGTCTTTGCGGAGATATTCTTACAGTAGTCATACTTCATTTTGCTTTCCTTCAGTGGGATTTTATAATTGTTGCAAAAGTTCACAATGCTTGTTAGGTTGTAACAATAGGTTTAGGAGGTTTCTCAATGGTGGAATAGTTGGAGCTCCCTTGTTGAGCTTTAGTGTTTGTTGTAAGTCTCGAAATGGGGCGTCTTGTAGTAGTGAAATTAGGCCGGTAATGAGTGGAAACAGTGGGGATAAAGAAACCCATTTGGGGAAAAGAGGTAATGGGAAGTTGAGAAGGCGGTCTTCATTAAGATTGCGTCCACGGTTGCGGTTATTAGCACTGAGATTGAAGAGGGTTTCGTTGAGGTCAGTGTTGAATGATGTTGTGATGTTCTTGAGGAAGAATATAAGGAGGGTGACTTTGTCCACTTTGATATCCTTTGTATTGGGGATGTGCTATTTATTCCTGAAATTGACAGCATCACCATCGACAAAGGTTGTTCCATACTCGGACTTGATAACAAGCCTTCAGAGTGGCTCTGTTACAAAAGTTTTACTTGAGGAAGGGTCTCGTCGTATATATTATAACACGAATTTGCAGGGCCCTGATACTCAGATTGCAGAAGAAAAATCACCTGTAGTAAGTGAGCCAGTTGAGAATGTAGAAGTAAATCAACCAGTTCAGGATGTAGCCAATACAGTTGCCAAAAACAGTGGTGCAAGAACAGGTCAGGCAGTGAATGTATGGAAGAAATTCTCAAGGAGTCAGTCTTCTATTCCAGAGTGGCAATTTTCCACCAGGAAAATAGATCATGATGAGAAATTTCTTCTTAGTTTGATGAGGGAAAAGGGAATAACATATAGCTCAGCTCCTCAATCTCCATTGGCATCgatgagaaatattttaataaccGTGATATCTTTGTGGATTCCCTTGTCTCCTTTAATGTGGCTTCTTTATCGTCAGCTTTCTGCTGCTAATAGCCCAGCCAAAAAGCGCCGGCCTAACAAACAGATGGTTGGCTTTGATGATGTGGAGGGTGTTGATGCTGCTAAGGTTGAGCTCATGGAG ATAGTTTCATGTCTTCAAGGAGCTATAAACTACAAAAAATTAGGAGCAAAATTACCTCGAGGTGTATTGCTTGTGGGTCCCCCTGGAACTGGGAAAACATTGCTTGCCCGTGCAGTGGCCGGTGAAGCAGGAGTGCCGTTTTTTACTGTTTCTGCCAGTGAATTTGTGGAGTTATTTGTTGGAAGAGGGGCAGCTCGCATTAGAGACCTCTTTAGTGCAGCACGAAAATGTGCACCAGCAATAATATTCATTGATGAACTTGACGCAGTTGGAGGAAAGCGTGGTAGAAGTTTCAATGATGAACGTGATCAAACACTAAATCAG TTGCTGACAGAAATGGATGGATTTGAGTCAGATGCAAAAGTGGTTGTTATTGCAGCAACTAACAGGCCAGAAGCATTGGATCCAGCCCTATGTCGCCCTGGTCGCTTCTCTAGAAAAGTGCTTGTAGGAGAACCTGATGAggaaggaagaagaaagatcTTGGCTGTACATTTGAGAGGAATTCCTCTAGAAGAAGATACACAGCTTATCTGCGATCTAGTTGCTTCTCTGACCCCTGGCTTTGTGGGTGCTGATCTAGCAAATATTGTTAATGAAGCTGCTTTGCTTGCTGCTCGTGGAG GCAGTGAAACTGTGACAAGGGAAAATATAATGGAAGCTATAGAAAGAGCAAAGTTTGGAATCAATGATAGACAGCAGCGGCCGAATACAATAAGCAAAGAGCTTGGAAAGCTCTTCCCATGGATGCCATCTCTCATGGGAAGAAATGACACAAAACAAGATGGTTTGCAAGGGCCCATGGGCTATCAAACTCTAAGCTGA
- the LOC102607554 gene encoding uncharacterized protein LOC102607554 isoform X1: protein MSGMEKRRIDDCEPGPVPSPRPVDRFGFVKQEHGSPHEGVIKSRSAIQFEREERRVRKWRKMIGVGGSDWKHYVRRKPHVVKRRIRKGIPDCLRGLVWQLISGSRDLLLMNPGVYEQLLIYETSTSELDIIRDISRTFPSHVFFQQRHGPGQRSLYNVLKAYSVYDRDVGYVQGMGFLAGLLLLYMSEEDAFWLMVALLKGAVHAPMEGLYQVGLPLVQQYLFQFDHLVKEQLPKLGEHFTKEMINPSMYASQWFITVFSYSFPFHLALRIWDVFLFEGVKIVFKVGLALLTYCHDDLIKLPFEKLIHALRNFPEDAMDPDKLLPVAYSIKVSKRLEELKSLYEKQNKKVVQSAETNGKVKQQDMQED, encoded by the exons ATGAGTGGAATGGAAAAGAGAAGAATAGATGACTGCGAACCTGGGCCGGTTCCTTCACCAAGACCAGTGGACAGATTTGGTTTTGTAAAGCAGGAACATGGTAGTCCTCATGAAGGTGTAATCAAGAGCAGGTCAGCCATTCAATTTGAAAG gGAGGAAAGAAGGGTTCGAAAATGGAGAAAGATGATTGGGGTTGGAGGAAGTGATTGGAAGCATTATGTTAGAAGAAAACCTCATGTGGTTAAAAGGCGTATAAGGAAAGGTATTCCTGATTGTTTAAGGGGTCTGGTTTGGCAGTTGATCTCTGGAAGTCGAGATCTTTTGCTCATGAACCCTGGAGTTTATGAG CAACTGTTAATATATGAGACATCAACTTCAGAACTAGATATAATTCGGGATATTTCTCGTACCTTCCCTTCTCATGTTTTCTTCCAGCAGAGACATGGACCTGGTCAAAGATCCCTTTACAATGTTTTGAAGGCTTATTCCGTCTATGACAGAGATGTTGGTTATGTTCAG GGAATGGGTTTTCTAGCTGGTCTTTTGCTGCTCTACATGAGTGAAGAGGATGCATTTTGGTTAATGGTTGCATTACTGAAAGGGGCTGTCCACGCTCCAATGGAAGGATTGTATCAG GTAGGACTACCTCTTGTACAGCAGTACTTGTTTCAGTTTGACCACTTAGTGAAGGAGCAATTGCCAAAGCTTGGAGAGCATTTTActaaagaaatgataaatCCTAGCATGTATGCAAGTCAGTGGTTCATAACTGTTTTCTCATACTCTTTCCCATTCCATTTGGCTCTTCGAATATGGGATGTCTTTCTCTTTGAG GGTGTTAAGATTGTTTTTAAAGTTGGCTTAGCCCTGTTGACATATTGCCATGATGACTTG ATTAAGTTACCGTTTGAGAAGCTCATACATGCTTTGCGCAACTTCCCTGAGGATGCAATGGACCCGGATAAGCTATTACCTGTGGCTTACTCAATCAAG GTATCCAAGCGATTGGAGGAACTGAAGAGCCTTTACGAAAAGCAGAACAAAAAGGTTGTTCAATCTGCAGAAACTAATGGTAAGGTGAAACAGCAAGACATGCAGGAGGATTGA
- the LOC102607554 gene encoding uncharacterized protein LOC102607554 isoform X2: MSGMEKRRIDDCEPGPVPSPRPVDRFGFVKQEHGSPHEGVIKSRSAIQFEREERRVRKWRKMIGVGGSDWKHYVRRKPHVVKRRIRKGIPDCLRGLVWQLISGSRDLLLMNPGVYEQLLIYETSTSELDIIRDISRTFPSHVFFQQRHGPGQRSLYNVLKAYSVYDRDVGYVQGMGFLAGLLLLYMSEEDAFWLMVALLKGAVHAPMEGLYQVGLPLVQQYLFQFDHLVKEQLPKLGEHFTKEMINPSMYASQWFITVFSYSFPFHLALRIWDVFLFEGVKIVFKVGLALLTYCHDDLIKLPFEKLIHALRNFPEDAMDPDKLLPVAYSIKVSKRLEELKSLYEKQNKKVVQSAETNGGCNNA; encoded by the exons ATGAGTGGAATGGAAAAGAGAAGAATAGATGACTGCGAACCTGGGCCGGTTCCTTCACCAAGACCAGTGGACAGATTTGGTTTTGTAAAGCAGGAACATGGTAGTCCTCATGAAGGTGTAATCAAGAGCAGGTCAGCCATTCAATTTGAAAG gGAGGAAAGAAGGGTTCGAAAATGGAGAAAGATGATTGGGGTTGGAGGAAGTGATTGGAAGCATTATGTTAGAAGAAAACCTCATGTGGTTAAAAGGCGTATAAGGAAAGGTATTCCTGATTGTTTAAGGGGTCTGGTTTGGCAGTTGATCTCTGGAAGTCGAGATCTTTTGCTCATGAACCCTGGAGTTTATGAG CAACTGTTAATATATGAGACATCAACTTCAGAACTAGATATAATTCGGGATATTTCTCGTACCTTCCCTTCTCATGTTTTCTTCCAGCAGAGACATGGACCTGGTCAAAGATCCCTTTACAATGTTTTGAAGGCTTATTCCGTCTATGACAGAGATGTTGGTTATGTTCAG GGAATGGGTTTTCTAGCTGGTCTTTTGCTGCTCTACATGAGTGAAGAGGATGCATTTTGGTTAATGGTTGCATTACTGAAAGGGGCTGTCCACGCTCCAATGGAAGGATTGTATCAG GTAGGACTACCTCTTGTACAGCAGTACTTGTTTCAGTTTGACCACTTAGTGAAGGAGCAATTGCCAAAGCTTGGAGAGCATTTTActaaagaaatgataaatCCTAGCATGTATGCAAGTCAGTGGTTCATAACTGTTTTCTCATACTCTTTCCCATTCCATTTGGCTCTTCGAATATGGGATGTCTTTCTCTTTGAG GGTGTTAAGATTGTTTTTAAAGTTGGCTTAGCCCTGTTGACATATTGCCATGATGACTTG ATTAAGTTACCGTTTGAGAAGCTCATACATGCTTTGCGCAACTTCCCTGAGGATGCAATGGACCCGGATAAGCTATTACCTGTGGCTTACTCAATCAAG GTATCCAAGCGATTGGAGGAACTGAAGAGCCTTTACGAAAAGCAGAACAAAAAGGTTGTTCAATCTGCAGAAACTAATG GTGGCTGCAATAATGCTTGA